A genomic region of Azoarcus sp. KH32C contains the following coding sequences:
- the truB gene encoding tRNA pseudouridine(55) synthase TruB: MRVQKQTRSPRRQVDGVLLLDKHAGLTSNAALQTARRLLNAAKAGHTGTLDPMATGLLPLTFGEATKFSQMLLDADKEYEATVQLGVETDTGDAEGSVVATTELPAGISGDAILSVLPSFMGEIEQIPPIYSALKRAGKPLYEYARAGIEVEIEPRRITIHALELLDWNGSAFRIRVACSKGTYIRTLGMDLGRALGCSAHLSALRRTRIGQFNVADAVSIGTLETVEPGGRDGYLASVDALVRHLDEVELGEGDAGALMQGRVIRVDPKVCGLVRVYDAATRRFLGLAECMDGRLAAKRLIATPGSVQAE; this comes from the coding sequence TTGAGGGTCCAGAAACAAACTCGATCGCCGCGTCGGCAGGTCGACGGCGTGCTGTTGCTCGACAAGCACGCCGGACTGACCTCGAACGCTGCCCTCCAGACTGCCCGGCGACTGCTCAATGCCGCCAAGGCCGGACATACGGGCACGCTCGATCCCATGGCGACCGGCTTGTTGCCGCTGACCTTTGGCGAGGCGACGAAGTTTTCGCAGATGCTGCTCGACGCGGACAAGGAATACGAAGCGACCGTGCAACTCGGCGTCGAGACCGATACGGGCGATGCGGAAGGGTCGGTTGTCGCAACAACAGAGTTGCCTGCAGGGATTTCCGGTGACGCGATTCTTTCCGTGTTGCCAAGCTTCATGGGGGAAATCGAGCAGATTCCGCCCATCTACTCGGCGCTCAAGCGCGCCGGCAAACCCCTTTACGAGTATGCGCGGGCGGGCATTGAAGTCGAGATCGAGCCGCGTCGCATCACCATTCATGCCCTCGAGCTGCTGGACTGGAACGGCTCTGCGTTCCGAATTCGCGTCGCTTGCTCGAAGGGAACGTACATTCGAACACTCGGCATGGATCTCGGCCGGGCGCTCGGTTGTAGTGCTCATTTGTCCGCCCTCAGGCGCACCCGCATCGGCCAGTTCAATGTTGCGGATGCAGTTTCGATCGGCACGCTGGAAACGGTCGAGCCGGGCGGGCGGGACGGATATCTCGCGTCAGTCGACGCCTTGGTGCGACATCTGGATGAGGTCGAACTGGGTGAAGGCGATGCCGGGGCATTGATGCAGGGACGCGTGATTCGCGTGGATCCGAAGGTATGCGGACTTGTTCGGGTCTACGATGCTGCGACGAGGCGGTTTCTCGGACTTGCAGAGTGCATGGATGGGCGTTTGGCCGCAAAACGCCTCATTGCGACACCCGGTTCCGTTCAGGCGGAATGA
- the dksA gene encoding RNA polymerase-binding protein DksA → MPDDTLHKQFPPYIPAKGEDYMSEKQLAHFREMLESVKQELAGDIERTVHTMQDEATVFADPNDRASQESDIALELRNRDRERKLIKKIDEAIARITAGEYGYCDSCGVEIGLKRLEARPTATLCIDCKTLEEMRERQVAK, encoded by the coding sequence ATGCCAGACGATACACTCCACAAACAGTTTCCGCCGTACATCCCCGCCAAGGGCGAGGATTACATGAGCGAGAAGCAACTGGCGCACTTCCGCGAGATGCTCGAGTCGGTGAAGCAGGAACTTGCGGGCGATATCGAACGCACCGTTCATACGATGCAGGACGAGGCGACGGTTTTTGCAGATCCCAATGACCGCGCAAGCCAGGAGTCCGACATTGCACTCGAACTGCGCAACCGCGACCGTGAACGGAAGCTGATCAAGAAGATCGACGAGGCAATCGCCAGAATCACGGCCGGGGAATACGGATATTGCGACAGCTGCGGCGTCGAGATCGGCCTCAAACGCCTCGAAGCCCGTCCGACTGCGACGCTCTGCATCGACTGCAAGACGCTTGAGGAAATGCGCGAGCGCCAAGTCGCAAAGTAA
- the rpsO gene encoding 30S ribosomal protein S15 produces the protein MALDTATKSQVVTDFQRAQGDTGSPEVQVALLTARINGLTGHFKANAKDHHSRRGLLKMVSQRRKLLDYLKRNNVDAYRNLIERLGLRK, from the coding sequence ATGGCTCTCGATACCGCAACCAAGTCGCAGGTCGTCACCGACTTCCAGCGCGCGCAAGGCGACACCGGCTCCCCTGAAGTCCAGGTCGCTCTGCTGACCGCTCGCATCAATGGCCTGACCGGCCACTTCAAGGCAAACGCCAAGGACCATCACTCCCGTCGCGGGCTGTTGAAGATGGTCAGCCAGCGCCGCAAGCTGCTTGACTACCTGAAGCGCAACAACGTCGACGCTTATCGTAACCTGATCGAGCGTCTGGGTCTGCGCAAGTAA
- the pnp gene encoding polyribonucleotide nucleotidyltransferase translates to MNLPTAIKKTFAYGAHTVTLETGEIARQAGGAVIVNMDDTVVLATVVAAKEAKAGQDFFPLTVDYVEKFYAAGRIPGGFFKREGRPTEKETLTSRLIDRPIRPLFPDGFYNEVQIIVTVLSLNPEIDPDMPAMIAASAALAISGVPFMGPIGACRVGYVNGEYVLNPTVEQLKSSQLNLVVAGTEVAVLMVESEANELSEEVMLGSVVFGHQQMQAAIRAINELVEVAGKPEWNWQPPAKNEPLIARIKELAGAQVEEAFRITSKQARTERLNEIRKQAIAAISEGVEDVPSANELKDIFHELEAGVVRSRILAGEPRIDGRDTRTVRPIDIRVGVLPRTHGSALFTRGETQALVIATLGTGRDEQIIDAIAGEYRENFLLHYNFPPFSTGETGRMGVTKRREVGHGRLAKRALVAALPAPEEFSYTIRVVSEITESNGSSSMASVCGGSLAMMDAGVPMRAHVAGIAMGLIKEGNRFAVLTDILGDEDHLGDMDFKVAGTENGVTALQMDIKIQGITKEIMQVALGQAREGRMHILGIMKQSLASHRGEVSEFAPRMLTMKINPEKIRDVIGKGGAVIRALQEETGTIIELEDDGSVTISSVSAEGAEAAKKRIEAITAEVEVGKVYEGTVMRLLDFGAIVNILPGRDGLLHVSQIANERVNNVADYVKEGQVVRVKVLETDERGKIRLSMKALLEKPAAE, encoded by the coding sequence ATCAACTTGCCTACCGCAATCAAAAAGACCTTCGCTTACGGGGCGCACACCGTTACCCTTGAGACCGGCGAAATTGCCCGTCAGGCAGGTGGTGCGGTTATCGTCAACATGGACGATACCGTCGTGCTGGCGACCGTGGTCGCCGCCAAGGAAGCCAAAGCGGGTCAGGACTTCTTTCCGCTGACCGTCGATTACGTCGAGAAATTCTACGCAGCCGGCCGCATTCCCGGCGGTTTCTTCAAGCGTGAAGGCCGTCCGACGGAAAAGGAAACGCTGACCAGCCGCCTCATCGACCGCCCGATTCGTCCGCTCTTCCCGGATGGCTTCTACAACGAAGTTCAAATCATCGTCACGGTTCTCTCGCTGAATCCCGAGATCGATCCGGATATGCCGGCGATGATCGCAGCATCGGCTGCATTGGCAATTTCCGGCGTTCCTTTCATGGGTCCGATCGGCGCCTGCCGCGTCGGTTACGTGAATGGCGAATACGTCCTCAACCCGACCGTCGAGCAGCTCAAGAGCAGCCAGCTCAACCTCGTCGTGGCCGGTACCGAAGTTGCAGTCCTGATGGTCGAATCGGAAGCGAACGAGCTGTCGGAAGAGGTCATGCTCGGCTCGGTCGTCTTCGGCCATCAGCAGATGCAGGCCGCGATTCGTGCAATTAACGAGCTGGTCGAAGTCGCCGGCAAGCCCGAATGGAACTGGCAGCCGCCTGCCAAGAACGAGCCGCTGATTGCCCGCATCAAGGAACTGGCGGGCGCTCAGGTGGAGGAGGCTTTCCGCATCACCAGCAAGCAAGCGCGGACCGAGCGTCTCAACGAAATCCGCAAGCAGGCCATCGCTGCCATCTCGGAAGGTGTCGAAGACGTCCCGTCGGCGAACGAGCTGAAGGATATCTTCCACGAACTCGAAGCCGGTGTGGTTCGCAGCCGCATTCTGGCCGGCGAGCCGCGGATCGACGGTCGCGATACGCGCACCGTGCGTCCCATCGACATCCGTGTTGGCGTCCTGCCGCGCACTCACGGATCCGCGCTGTTTACCCGCGGTGAAACGCAGGCTCTCGTTATCGCGACCCTGGGTACCGGCCGCGACGAGCAGATCATCGACGCGATCGCCGGCGAGTACCGCGAGAACTTCCTGCTTCACTACAACTTCCCTCCGTTCTCGACGGGTGAAACGGGGCGTATGGGCGTGACGAAGCGGCGCGAGGTCGGTCATGGCCGCCTCGCCAAGCGCGCGCTCGTGGCTGCTTTGCCGGCACCGGAAGAGTTCAGCTATACCATCCGCGTCGTGTCGGAGATCACCGAGTCCAACGGCTCGAGCTCGATGGCATCGGTGTGCGGCGGTTCGCTGGCCATGATGGATGCGGGCGTGCCGATGAGGGCCCATGTGGCGGGCATCGCGATGGGCCTGATCAAGGAAGGCAATCGCTTCGCCGTGCTGACCGACATTCTCGGCGACGAAGATCATCTGGGTGACATGGACTTCAAGGTGGCTGGTACCGAGAACGGTGTCACGGCCCTGCAGATGGACATCAAGATCCAGGGCATCACGAAGGAAATCATGCAGGTCGCGCTTGGCCAGGCGCGCGAAGGTCGCATGCACATCCTCGGCATCATGAAGCAATCGCTGGCGTCGCATCGTGGCGAAGTGTCCGAGTTCGCGCCGCGCATGCTGACCATGAAGATCAATCCGGAGAAGATCCGTGACGTGATCGGCAAGGGCGGGGCGGTAATCCGTGCGCTGCAGGAAGAAACCGGCACGATCATCGAGCTCGAGGATGACGGCAGCGTGACGATCTCGTCGGTCAGCGCCGAGGGCGCGGAAGCGGCGAAGAAGCGTATCGAAGCCATTACTGCAGAAGTCGAGGTCGGCAAGGTCTACGAAGGCACTGTCATGCGCCTACTGGACTTTGGCGCGATCGTGAACATCCTGCCGGGCCGCGACGGCCTGCTGCATGTTTCGCAGATTGCGAACGAACGCGTTAACAACGTGGCCGATTACGTCAAGGAAGGCCAGGTCGTCCGCGTGAAGGTTCTCGAGACCGACGAGCGCGGCAAGATCCGCCTGAGCATGAAAGCGCTGCTGGAGAAGCCGGCAGCCGAGTAA
- the rbfA gene encoding 30S ribosome-binding factor RbfA, whose protein sequence is MPKEFSRSQRVKEQIRRELAELIRLEVKDPRVGFITLTDVEITPDYAHAKVFFTSMKGEEGLSEILTGLRRASGFLRRELGRRIRIHTIPELHFHYDASVERGSRLSRLIDEVVRDDNARHTDDPED, encoded by the coding sequence ATGCCGAAGGAGTTTTCCCGTAGTCAGCGCGTGAAGGAGCAAATCCGCCGCGAACTGGCGGAGTTGATCCGGCTCGAGGTGAAGGATCCCCGCGTGGGATTCATCACCTTGACCGACGTCGAAATCACGCCGGATTACGCGCACGCGAAGGTGTTCTTTACGTCGATGAAGGGTGAGGAAGGCTTGTCCGAGATCCTCACCGGTCTTCGCCGGGCGAGCGGCTTTCTGCGCCGCGAACTCGGACGACGTATCCGCATCCATACCATTCCCGAACTCCATTTCCATTACGATGCGTCGGTGGAACGTGGAAGTCGGCTATCACGTCTCATCGACGAAGTTGTCCGCGACGACAACGCCCGTCATACCGACGATCCGGAAGACTGA
- a CDS encoding SDR family NAD(P)-dependent oxidoreductase: protein MVCDLHRDAIDNAVEKIRAAGDSAHGYVMNVTDRGSIDAMVADVKARHGRIDVLVNNAGITRDARLVRMTEAQFDAVIDVNLKGIFNCTQAVVETMLAQGSGAILSTSSIAGVLWQLRPNELCRDQGRHPLGHSCLRKFLHTHLLLDMPGNDALYGDGRRHATESWSRLRSRTAFSQFLYQPRPQLPDVAVKVIDQSHTERPAKLHRLNVLADPPLLPWHPFLMSISS from the coding sequence ATGGTGTGCGACCTGCACCGCGACGCGATCGACAACGCCGTGGAAAAAATCCGCGCCGCTGGCGACAGCGCCCATGGCTATGTAATGAATGTCACCGACCGTGGCAGCATCGATGCAATGGTGGCCGACGTGAAAGCCCGCCACGGTCGCATCGATGTACTGGTAAACAACGCCGGCATCACCAGGGACGCGCGGCTGGTGAGAATGACCGAAGCACAATTCGACGCCGTCATCGACGTCAATCTGAAGGGCATATTCAACTGCACCCAGGCGGTCGTCGAAACCATGCTCGCGCAGGGCTCCGGCGCAATCCTCAGCACATCGAGCATCGCGGGCGTGCTATGGCAACTTCGGCCAAACGAACTATGCCGCGACCAAGGCCGCCATCCTCTTGGTCATAGTTGTCTTCGTAAGTTTCTGCATACCCATCTCCTGCTCGATATGCCAGGCAATGACGCCCTTTACGGCGATGGCAGAAGGCATGCAACAGAATCATGGAGCCGCCTTCGGTCGCGAACAGCGTTCTCGCAATTCTTGTATCAGCCTCGACCGCAGCTCCCAGATGTCGCCGTCAAGGTGATCGACCAGTCGCATACCGAGAGGCCTGCCAAATTGCACCGTCTTAATGTCCTCGCCGATCCGCCATTGCTCCCCTGGCATCCGTTCCTTATGTCGATTTCATCATGA
- the infB gene encoding translation initiation factor IF-2 has translation MEQMSVNQFAGELRMPAAVLLEQLQKAGVHKTSPSELLTEHDKARLLEYLRRSHGESQPKGKITLTRKQTSEIRATDSSGRARTVQVEVRKKRVFVKRDELGVESAVQEALTAEESADALSEVADFEVEQAVAPELEPVLQEAAPVVEPESVEEPAPEPEPVPESEPEPEPEPEAVPEPEPVETEVVAENPSDEPVTVREAAAVQRKPLSVSILSDEERAAREREARRHEELRARQLADLKAKQEREASARAAAEARRAEEEARVRADAEKRAEAAKAPAKEAKGPSGTLHRPAKADDRAAGKDAKRGPRSGEAAGEGEKRRGLKTRGEVGATTGSWRGARGGGRHGRGQADEQKGFQAPVEPVVREIHVPETISVADLAHKMAVKATEVIKALMKMGSMVTINQVLDQETAMILVEELGHKAVAAKLDDPDAFLADADSMHDATEEPRAPVVTVMGHVDHGKTSLLDYIRRAKVASGEAGGITQHIGAYHVETDRGMLTFLDTPGHEAFTAMRARGAKATDIVILVVAADDGVMPQTREAIHHAQAAGVPLVVAVNKIDKHDANPERVKQELIAEGVVPEEFGGEVMFINVSAKTGQGIDELLEGVLLQAEVLELKAPADSPAKGLIIEARLDKGRGPVATMLVQSGTLRKGDIMLVGATFGRIRAMLDENGKAIDEAGPSIPVEVLGLADVPAAGDEAIVLADEKKAREIALFRQGKFREVKLAKQQAAKLESMFEQMSEGEVKTLPLIVKADVQGSQEALVQALNKLSTDEVRVNAIHAGVGGITESDVNLAQASGAVIIGFNTRADAGARKLAENFGVDIRYYNIIYDAVDEVKAALSGLLAPERRENALGLVEVRQVFRVPKVGAVAGCYVLEGLVKRGSQIRVLRDNVVIHTGELESLKRFKDDVKEVKFGFECGLSIKNFNDVQEGDQLEVFEIQEIARTL, from the coding sequence ATGGAACAAATGAGCGTAAACCAGTTTGCCGGCGAACTGCGCATGCCGGCTGCGGTCCTGCTCGAGCAACTGCAGAAAGCCGGTGTGCACAAGACCAGCCCGAGCGAGTTGCTGACCGAACATGACAAGGCCAGGCTTTTGGAATATCTGCGTCGTTCGCACGGTGAAAGCCAGCCGAAGGGCAAGATCACGCTGACGCGTAAGCAAACCTCCGAGATCCGGGCGACTGATTCGTCCGGACGTGCACGCACGGTGCAGGTGGAAGTTCGCAAGAAGCGCGTCTTCGTCAAGCGGGACGAGCTGGGCGTCGAGTCCGCGGTGCAGGAAGCGCTGACGGCGGAGGAGTCTGCTGACGCATTGTCCGAAGTCGCCGATTTCGAGGTCGAACAGGCTGTAGCTCCCGAGCTTGAGCCGGTGCTTCAGGAGGCCGCTCCCGTGGTCGAGCCGGAGTCGGTCGAAGAGCCGGCACCGGAGCCCGAACCCGTGCCTGAGTCCGAACCTGAACCTGAGCCCGAGCCTGAGGCGGTTCCGGAGCCCGAGCCCGTCGAAACGGAAGTCGTTGCAGAGAATCCGTCCGACGAGCCCGTGACCGTGCGCGAAGCCGCCGCCGTCCAGCGCAAGCCTTTGAGCGTCTCGATCTTGAGCGATGAGGAACGCGCGGCGCGAGAGCGTGAGGCTCGTCGTCACGAAGAGCTGCGTGCCCGTCAACTTGCCGATCTGAAGGCGAAGCAGGAGCGCGAAGCGTCTGCCCGCGCTGCCGCTGAGGCACGTCGTGCCGAAGAAGAGGCCCGTGTCCGCGCCGACGCCGAGAAGCGTGCTGAGGCTGCAAAGGCGCCGGCGAAGGAAGCCAAGGGACCGAGCGGGACCCTGCACCGTCCCGCCAAGGCCGACGATCGGGCGGCCGGCAAGGACGCGAAGCGTGGTCCCCGTAGCGGCGAGGCCGCAGGCGAAGGCGAAAAGCGACGCGGCTTGAAGACCCGAGGCGAAGTTGGCGCGACCACCGGCTCCTGGCGCGGTGCCCGGGGCGGCGGCCGTCATGGTCGTGGCCAGGCCGATGAGCAAAAGGGTTTCCAGGCGCCGGTGGAGCCGGTCGTTCGGGAGATCCATGTCCCCGAAACCATCTCCGTTGCGGATCTTGCGCACAAGATGGCCGTCAAGGCGACCGAGGTGATCAAGGCCCTGATGAAGATGGGTTCGATGGTTACCATCAACCAGGTTCTCGACCAGGAAACAGCGATGATCCTGGTGGAGGAACTCGGGCACAAGGCTGTGGCCGCGAAGCTGGACGATCCGGATGCCTTCCTGGCTGATGCGGATAGCATGCACGACGCCACGGAAGAACCGAGGGCGCCGGTCGTGACGGTGATGGGTCACGTCGACCACGGCAAGACCTCGCTGCTCGACTACATCCGCCGGGCGAAAGTCGCGTCCGGCGAGGCGGGCGGCATTACGCAGCACATCGGCGCGTATCACGTCGAAACCGATCGCGGCATGCTCACCTTCCTCGATACCCCGGGTCACGAGGCATTTACGGCGATGCGCGCACGCGGTGCCAAGGCGACCGACATCGTCATTCTGGTGGTTGCGGCCGACGACGGTGTGATGCCGCAGACGCGCGAGGCGATCCACCACGCGCAGGCTGCGGGCGTGCCGCTGGTGGTGGCGGTCAACAAGATCGACAAGCACGATGCGAACCCGGAGCGCGTCAAGCAGGAACTGATCGCCGAAGGCGTGGTTCCTGAGGAATTCGGTGGCGAAGTCATGTTCATCAACGTCTCGGCCAAGACCGGTCAGGGCATCGACGAACTGCTGGAAGGCGTTCTGCTACAGGCCGAAGTGCTGGAGCTGAAAGCGCCGGCTGACAGCCCGGCGAAGGGCCTGATCATCGAAGCTCGGCTCGACAAGGGGCGTGGTCCCGTCGCGACGATGCTGGTCCAGTCGGGTACGCTGCGCAAGGGCGACATTATGCTGGTCGGCGCCACCTTCGGCCGCATCCGCGCGATGCTGGACGAAAACGGCAAAGCCATCGATGAAGCCGGTCCGTCGATTCCGGTCGAAGTGCTCGGTCTGGCGGACGTTCCCGCGGCCGGTGACGAAGCGATCGTGTTGGCCGACGAAAAGAAGGCACGCGAAATCGCGCTCTTCCGGCAAGGCAAGTTCCGCGAAGTCAAGCTCGCGAAGCAGCAGGCCGCGAAGCTCGAAAGCATGTTCGAGCAAATGTCGGAAGGCGAGGTCAAGACGCTTCCGCTCATCGTCAAGGCCGACGTGCAAGGTTCGCAGGAAGCGCTGGTCCAGGCGCTCAACAAGCTCTCGACGGACGAAGTTCGCGTCAATGCGATCCACGCCGGCGTCGGCGGGATCACCGAATCGGACGTCAACCTTGCCCAGGCTTCGGGCGCTGTCATCATCGGCTTCAATACGCGGGCCGATGCCGGTGCCAGAAAGCTTGCGGAAAACTTCGGCGTGGATATCCGCTACTACAACATCATCTACGACGCTGTGGATGAAGTGAAAGCAGCGCTATCCGGCCTGCTCGCGCCCGAAAGACGGGAGAACGCGCTGGGTCTGGTCGAAGTTCGCCAGGTCTTCCGTGTTCCGAAGGTCGGGGCCGTGGCGGGTTGCTACGTGCTCGAAGGTCTCGTCAAGCGCGGCTCCCAGATCCGTGTCCTTCGCGACAACGTGGTCATCCACACCGGGGAACTCGAGTCGCTCAAGCGCTTCAAGGACGACGTCAAGGAAGTCAAGTTCGGATTCGAATGCGGCCTGTCGATCAAGAACTTCAACGACGTCCAGGAGGGCGACCAGCTTGAAGTGTTCGAGATCCAGGAAATCGCCCGGACGCTGTAA
- a CDS encoding nuclear transport factor 2 family protein, with amino-acid sequence MTKRTDRETLEAFFAAFKAQDTATMEALLASDFVIRESAGLPYAGVYKGFAGWMELLGRIAATWTGITPTIRHFIGDDGHFAVMMDLALTSKSTGRTLETSVFELWTVDAGKIKEVQPFYWDTKAVAALVA; translated from the coding sequence ATGACGAAACGGACTGACCGCGAAACCCTCGAAGCCTTCTTCGCGGCCTTCAAGGCCCAGGACACGGCGACGATGGAAGCTCTGCTGGCATCGGACTTCGTGATCCGAGAATCCGCGGGCCTGCCCTATGCCGGCGTCTACAAGGGCTTCGCCGGTTGGATGGAGTTGCTCGGCAGAATCGCGGCGACCTGGACCGGCATCACGCCGACGATCCGCCACTTCATCGGCGATGACGGCCATTTCGCCGTGATGATGGATCTGGCGCTGACCTCGAAGTCCACCGGGCGCACGCTCGAGACATCCGTTTTCGAGCTGTGGACGGTCGACGCCGGCAAGATCAAGGAAGTGCAGCCCTTCTACTGGGACACGAAAGCCGTGGCCGCTCTGGTCGCCTGA
- a CDS encoding acyl-CoA synthetase, which yields MSTSAEPGLERRAANCVPLSPLSFLKRTAAVYPHKTAVIHGARRYSYRELLERCVRLASALRAAGVADGDTVSVLAPNVPAMLEAHYGVPMAGAVLNTINTRLDAASVGFILGHARSRILIADAEYAALVEQALAGLEARPTVIGIADVGQSPACARPPLGDYEYEDFLAGGDPGFAWTLPADEWATIALNYTSGTTGAPKGVVYHHRGAYLNAMGNALAFQLSPDSVYLWTLPMFHCNGWSHTWAVTLAGGTHVCLRRVEAAAVFDLIARHRVTHLCGAPVVLNMLSHAPERPAQPFRPPVAIATGGAAPPGAVIERMEAMGFRVTHLYGLTETYGPAALCAWQPQWAALDLQSRTARLARQGVPIHTQEDVVVLDRNSGEPIPCDGNSIGEICIRGNTVMKGYLDNATATEDAFAGGWFHTGDLAVVHADGYIEIKDRAKDVIISGGENISTLEVEEALYRHPLVLEAAVVARPDEKWGETPCAFVTLKPGTAPISEADLIAWCREHLAHFKCPRTVVFADLPKTATGKIQKFQLRERARTLQA from the coding sequence ATGTCCACGTCCGCCGAGCCCGGCCTGGAACGGCGGGCCGCGAACTGCGTCCCGCTCTCGCCGCTGAGCTTCCTCAAGCGCACCGCGGCGGTCTATCCGCACAAGACCGCCGTGATCCATGGCGCGCGGCGCTACAGCTACCGCGAGCTCCTCGAGCGCTGCGTGCGCCTGGCCTCGGCGCTGCGCGCGGCGGGCGTGGCCGACGGCGACACGGTGTCGGTGCTGGCGCCCAACGTTCCGGCGATGCTCGAGGCCCATTACGGCGTGCCCATGGCGGGCGCCGTGCTCAACACCATCAACACCCGCCTCGACGCGGCCTCGGTCGGCTTCATCCTGGGCCATGCCCGAAGCCGGATTCTGATCGCCGACGCCGAGTACGCGGCGCTCGTCGAGCAGGCCCTTGCCGGCCTGGAAGCGCGTCCAACGGTGATCGGCATCGCCGACGTCGGGCAATCCCCCGCCTGCGCCCGGCCGCCCCTGGGGGACTACGAGTACGAAGACTTCCTCGCCGGCGGCGACCCCGGTTTCGCCTGGACCCTGCCCGCCGACGAATGGGCGACCATCGCCCTCAACTACACCTCGGGCACCACCGGCGCCCCCAAGGGCGTCGTCTATCACCATCGCGGCGCCTATCTCAACGCCATGGGCAACGCGCTCGCATTCCAACTGTCGCCCGACAGCGTCTACCTGTGGACGCTGCCCATGTTCCATTGCAACGGCTGGAGCCACACCTGGGCGGTGACCTTGGCCGGCGGGACGCACGTCTGCCTGCGGCGGGTCGAAGCGGCCGCCGTCTTCGACCTCATCGCGCGCCACCGGGTGACCCACCTGTGCGGCGCGCCGGTGGTGCTCAACATGCTGAGCCATGCGCCCGAGCGGCCGGCGCAGCCGTTCCGGCCGCCGGTCGCGATCGCCACCGGCGGCGCGGCACCGCCGGGGGCGGTCATCGAGCGTATGGAGGCGATGGGGTTTCGCGTCACCCATCTGTACGGCCTGACAGAAACCTACGGTCCCGCGGCGCTGTGCGCCTGGCAGCCGCAATGGGCGGCGCTGGATCTGCAATCTCGCACGGCCAGGCTCGCCCGTCAGGGCGTGCCCATCCACACCCAGGAGGACGTGGTCGTCCTCGATCGCAACAGCGGCGAGCCGATTCCGTGCGATGGCAACAGCATCGGCGAGATCTGCATCCGCGGCAACACGGTGATGAAAGGCTACCTGGACAACGCCACGGCGACTGAGGACGCCTTCGCCGGCGGCTGGTTCCACACCGGCGACCTCGCCGTCGTCCATGCCGACGGCTACATCGAGATCAAGGACCGGGCCAAGGACGTCATCATTTCCGGAGGCGAGAACATCTCGACCCTCGAAGTGGAGGAAGCGCTCTATCGCCACCCCCTGGTACTGGAGGCGGCCGTGGTCGCCAGGCCGGACGAAAAATGGGGCGAGACCCCCTGCGCCTTCGTCACCCTCAAGCCCGGCACGGCCCCGATCAGCGAAGCCGATCTGATCGCCTGGTGCCGTGAGCACCTCGCACACTTCAAGTGCCCGCGGACCGTGGTGTTCGCGGACTTGCCCAAGACCGCGACCGGCAAGATCCAGAAATTCCAGTTGCGCGAGCGGGCACGCACCCTGCAGGCGTAG